One Sulfoacidibacillus ferrooxidans DNA window includes the following coding sequences:
- the msrA gene encoding peptide-methionine (S)-S-oxide reductase MsrA, protein MTERTESQEFQQATFAGGCFWCMVKPFDQWDGVIRVVSGYTGGHKENPTYEEVCSDTTGHVEAVEITFDPKVISYRTLLNLFWKQIDPTDEGGQFYDRGSSYQTAIFYHDAAQREEAERSKEELQQSGRFTKPIVTRIVPATTFYPAEEYHQDYYQKKTAHYQRYRIGSGRDGFIRAHWGE, encoded by the coding sequence GTGACTGAAAGAACAGAATCACAAGAATTTCAACAAGCAACATTTGCAGGTGGATGCTTTTGGTGCATGGTGAAGCCTTTTGATCAGTGGGATGGCGTTATTCGAGTTGTATCAGGATATACAGGTGGCCACAAGGAAAACCCTACATATGAAGAGGTGTGTTCGGATACGACGGGGCATGTGGAAGCAGTAGAAATTACTTTTGATCCCAAGGTGATTTCGTATCGAACGCTATTGAATCTATTTTGGAAGCAAATTGATCCAACGGATGAAGGTGGTCAATTTTATGATCGCGGATCATCGTATCAGACAGCTATTTTTTATCACGACGCAGCACAGCGTGAAGAGGCAGAAAGATCAAAAGAAGAGTTGCAGCAAAGTGGTCGTTTTACAAAACCGATAGTGACAAGGATTGTTCCTGCCACCACTTTTTATCCTGCAGAAGAGTATCATCAGGATTATTATCAGAAAAAAACAGCGCATTATCAACGCTATCGCATAGGATCTGGGCGCGATGGGTTTATTCGCGCACATTGGGGTGAATAG